TCGTACTGCGTGTGCGATACGTACTTGCGACGAGCGTAGGGTGAAATTACGATCATCGGAACCCGGAAGCCAAGCTCGTACGAATTATACACGGGCGGCCGCACGTGATCGTACCAGCCGCCCCAGTCGTCCCAGGTCACAATGATTGCCGTGGACTTCCAGTACGGGCTTTTGCCGATCGCATTGACAATCGAGGCCACCCAAGACGGCCCGGTACCATTATTATGCGCCGGATGATCGGACGCCTTAGCACTCGGGGTAACGAAGACCACCTGCGCGAGTTGTCCCTCGCGGATATCGTGCAAGATTTTTGCAGACGGCCACTTCACGTTGTCGTACGAAGGCCCGTAGCGAATCTGCCTGATAGCATCGGGGGCATGAAACTGCCCGGCTCCGTGGCTCTCTTGGTAGTACGTCCACGAGACCCCGCTCTTGTTCATCAAGTCCATGATGGACTCGCGGTCGAAGCACGGAAATACCGACTTCCCTTCATTTCCGGCGGGGTCAATCGTCAAGACTCTCGTCGATTTAACGGAATCGCAGCCTCCCTGGTTGGATATGCCGTTCGTGTCGCCGGGATTGTCGGCAGCCTTTAGCGGAGAGTTTCTGCTAATCGTCGATGTTCCGCTAACGAGGTATTGATGTGCGGGGAAACTCGGGCCTTGATTTGACTGAAAGAGTTTGTCGGCAAAGGTATAGGCTTGTGCCATCTCCCAGTACTGCCATACCTGCGTGCGGGGCACGTAGCCATACGATGCTACCTGCGCGGGCGGGCAGTTCCCGGGTACGTAGCAGTTCTCAGGCTCCGAATTAAACCCGTTCATTACACCGCGGTCATAGTCGCTCAACCATGCATGATGCCGGTGCGACATGTCGTAGCGTGCCGTCAAGGAGATCGGCTGGAGCGCGACCGTCTGGCCTTGCATGTTCTTGCCGGATCGCACGGTGTCGGCTCCCGGGAGGCCGTTGAACAGATTATCAACGGTGCGATTCTCCTGGATTATGATGACGATGTGCTTAATCGCACCGTTGCTGCCGTAGATGCGGCCGGCGGCATCGGTTTGGATCTGCGCGACTGCCGGATGCAGGGGAATTGCGCCCATACTTTGGCCGCCGCAGCCCGAAAGAAAAATCAGCGCACAGACTAATCCCGCGCCACGATTAAAATAATAGCGTCCCATCGCTGGTAACTCCTTACTAAGGTATAACCAGGGAAGTGTTCGCCGGTGAGGCCCCAGTTCCGTCCTAGGCCCTGAGTCGTCAGGGCGCTACGGCAGCACCGTCGCGTGCAGTCTCACGGGGTGCCCACCGCGATGAATTCGAAGGTTCGACTGCACTGCACCGCCTGGTTGATTACGGCCGCGATTTCGTTGGCTCCATCCGCGAGCGTATATTCGCCCCGCTTGGGGTGCTGCACGGGGGAGGGGGCCAAGGAGACGCACCGAGAGCCCCGGCTCCTGCCGTAACTACGACGTCGCCGAGGCGGGCGCGCCTAGCTGACGGGGAAGCCGAGTTCTTGAAGTTTGCGCAAAAGGTCACGGTTGTAGTCCATCCCCGCTTGTTGCATCAACTCGGTGCAGACCGTTAGCGCTCGAAGGTATTTCGCGTGGGCGGCCGCCATCTCGGCAAAGAGCGCTTGCGCGTTCTCGGGAGTCACGGTTTGCATTTTATCCGCGAGCCCGCGCTGCGAGTCCACCACGGCTTTGAGGCGGTCGAGGCCCTCGCGGATCGGCGTCCCCGAATCGTATTTGGCGGCCTCGGCCGCGATCAATTGATCGACGTAGTCGAAAACCTGCGTCTGCTTCTGCCAATCAAACATCGCCAAACCT
Above is a genomic segment from Candidatus Cybelea sp. containing:
- a CDS encoding alkaline phosphatase family protein; this translates as MGRYYFNRGAGLVCALIFLSGCGGQSMGAIPLHPAVAQIQTDAAGRIYGSNGAIKHIVIIIQENRTVDNLFNGLPGADTVRSGKNMQGQTVALQPISLTARYDMSHRHHAWLSDYDRGVMNGFNSEPENCYVPGNCPPAQVASYGYVPRTQVWQYWEMAQAYTFADKLFQSNQGPSFPAHQYLVSGTSTISRNSPLKAADNPGDTNGISNQGGCDSVKSTRVLTIDPAGNEGKSVFPCFDRESIMDLMNKSGVSWTYYQESHGAGQFHAPDAIRQIRYGPSYDNVKWPSAKILHDIREGQLAQVVFVTPSAKASDHPAHNNGTGPSWVASIVNAIGKSPYWKSTAIIVTWDDWGGWYDHVRPPVYNSYELGFRVPMIVISPYARRKYVSHTQY